A window of the Alnus glutinosa chromosome 4, dhAlnGlut1.1, whole genome shotgun sequence genome harbors these coding sequences:
- the LOC133866315 gene encoding beta-amyrin synthase-like: MALYITRDLNAIFSPAHQKEIILYLYNHQNEDGGWGFHIEGHSTMFASALSYIALRILGEGPEDGEDGAMARGRRWILDHGGLVAIPSWGKFLVSGSAFYVFAQETSSVLLAWIRLFSLSPRSFSSLWQCVYSLILRVRSVCFYRRYPVTRSVAAFVVVPRSDCHKLRSRRYSLTGAWPARTGILSAREGYASFLKPSLWLLVVVRGGWVLLESQDMARVSHAPIQAMTGSFR, translated from the exons ATGGCATTATACATCACTAGAGATCTCAATGCTATTTTTTCACCAGCACACCAGAAAGAAATTATTCTATACTTGTATAATCATCAG AATGAAGACGGAGGTTGGGGGTTCCATATAGAGGGTCACAGCACAATGTTTGCGTCAGCTTTGAGCTACATTGCCTTGAGAATACTTGGAGAGGGACCTGAAGATGGTGAAGATGGGGCTATGGCTAGAGGCCGAAGATGGATCCTTGACCATGGTGGTCTAGTGGCTATTCCTTCATGGGGAAAGTTTTTGGTCTCG GGAAGTGCGTTCTACGTGTTCGCGCAG GAAACTTCCAGTGTATTGTTGGCTTGGATCCGGTTGTTTTCCTTGAGTCCTCGATCGTTTTCGTCTCTCTGGCAGTGTGTTTATAGTCTTATTTTGAGAGTCAGATCTGTGTGTTTTTACCGGAGATATCCTGTCACACGCTCCGTAGCCGCTTTCGTCGTCGTCCCCCGGTCCGACTGTCACAAGCTGAGGTCACGTCGTTATTCCCTGACCGGCGCGTGGCCTGCACGCACCGGGATCTTGTCGGCGCGTGAGGGCTATGCTTCGTTTCTCAAGCCTAGTTTGTGGCTGTTGGTGGTGGTCCGTGGTGGTTGGGTGCTGCTGGAGTCTCAGGATATGGCACGTGTCTCTCACGCGCCGATTCAGGCAATGACTGGCTCTTTTCGGTGA